A stretch of the Elephas maximus indicus isolate mEleMax1 chromosome 3, mEleMax1 primary haplotype, whole genome shotgun sequence genome encodes the following:
- the RPF1 gene encoding ribosome production factor 1, translating into MAKVGEKSGGGKKGLKRKAAAEEPQETAVSGDGTAEGGVQPPKAAAFPPGFSISEIKNKQRRHLMFTRWKQQQRKEKLAAKKKLKKEREALGDKAPPKPIPKTIDNQRVYDETIVDPNDEEVAYDEATDEFASYFNRQTSPKILITTSDRPHGRTVRLCEQLSTVIPNSHVYYRRGLALKKIIPQCISRDFTDLIVINEDRKIPNGLILSHLPHGPTAHFKMSSVRLRKEIKRRGKDPTEHKPEVILNNFTTRLGHSIGRMFASLFPHDPQFIGRQVATFHNQRDYIFFRFHRYIFKSEKKVGIQELGPRFTLKLRSLQKGTFDSKYGEYEWVHKPREMDTSRRKFHL; encoded by the exons ATGGCGAAAGTCGGGGAGAAGAGCGGCGGCGGAAAGAAGGGCCTGAAACGAAAAGCTGCTGCCGAAGAACCTCAAGAGACTGCAGTCTCTGGGGATGGGACGGCAGAAGGCGGGGTCCAGCCCCCGAAAGCGGCTGCCTTTCCCCCGGGCTTCAGTATTTCGGAGATTAAGAACAAGCAGCGGCGACACTTAATGTTCACGCGGTGGAAGCAGCAGCAGCGGAAG gaAAAGTTGGCAGCTAAGAAAAAACTCAAGAAGGAAAGAGAGGCTCTTGGTGATAAG gCTCCACCAAAGCCTATACCCAAGACCATTGACAATCAGCGAGTGTATGATGAAACCATAGTAGACCCTAATGATGAAGAG GTTGCCTATGATGAAGCTACAGATGAATTTGCTTCTTACTTCAACAGACAGACTTCTCCCAAGATTCTCATCACAACATCAGACAGACCTCATGGG agaaCAGTACGACTCTGTGAACAGCTCTCTACGGTAATACCAAACTCACATGTTTATTACAGAAGAGGACTGGCTCTGAAAAAAATTATTCCTCAGTGCATCTCAAGAGATTTCACAGATCTGATTGTTATTAATGAAGATCGTAAAATACCAA ATGGACTTATTTTGAGTCACTTGCCACATGGTCCGACTGCTCATTTTAAAATGAGCAGTGTTCGTCTGCGTAAAGAAATTAAG agaAGAGGCAAGGACCCCACAGAACACAAACCTGAAGTAATTCTGAATAATTTTACAACACGACTGGGTCATTCTATAGGACGTATGTtcgcatctctctttccccatgaCCCTCAGTTTATTGGAAGGCAGGTTGCCACATTCCACAATCAGCGGGATTATATATTCTTCagatttcacag ATACATATTCAAAAGTGAAAAGAAGGTGGGAATTCAAGAGCTTGGACCACGTTTTACCTTAAAATTAAGATCTCTTCAGAAAGGAACCTTTGATTCTAAATACGGAGAATATGAATGGGTCCATAAG cccCGGGAAATGGATACAAGTAGAAGAAAATTCCATTTATAA